A stretch of DNA from Gottschalkia acidurici 9a:
GTTTACTCCTGCAGTTGTAGCTATTGGATTTCCTCCAAAAGTTGAAGCATGGTTTCCTGGTTCAAACACAGATGCCACCTTATCTGTAGCCATCATAGCTCCAATTGGAATTCCCCCACCGAGACCTTTAGCTAAACATATTATATCTGGCTTTACTCCATGTATTTGGTACCCAAATAACTTCCCTGTACGACCTATCCCTGTTTGAACTTCATCAAACATTAATACAATATCATTTTCATCACAAAGCTCTCTTACTTTTTGAAGATATTCTTTATCTGCTTGATACACTCCACCCTCGCCTTGTATAACTTCTAAAACTATTGCACAGGTTTTGTCACTTACCATACTTTCAAGAGTTTCAAAGTCGTTATAAAGAGCATATTTTACTCCTGGTAGTAATGGACCAAATCCTTCCTGATACTTTTTCTGTCCTGTTGCTGTTATTGATCCTAGTGTTCTTCCATGAAAAGAATTTATCATAGTTATTATCTCATAACAGTCTTTACCTTTTTTTTCATTTCCATACTTACGGCTAAGTTTAAGTCCTGCTTCTACCGACTCCGTTCCACTGTTACAGAAAAATACTTTATCAAAATCACTATTTTCAACTAGCATCTTTGCTAA
This window harbors:
- a CDS encoding aspartate aminotransferase family protein; translated protein: MTNKEMLEQNKNYIMSTYASFPIALENGDGVHVWDVEGKKYIDFVSGIAVNCLGYNDEKFIASITDQLTKIHHSSNLYLTKPSIELAKMLVENSDFDKVFFCNSGTESVEAGLKLSRKYGNEKKGKDCYEIITMINSFHGRTLGSITATGQKKYQEGFGPLLPGVKYALYNDFETLESMVSDKTCAIVLEVIQGEGGVYQADKEYLQKVRELCDENDIVLMFDEVQTGIGRTGKLFGYQIHGVKPDIICLAKGLGGGIPIGAMMATDKVASVFEPGNHASTFGGNPIATTAGVNILNRLINDGILQNVEKQGEYLRERLQGLKENNPAIKEIRGCGLIQGIELDTPGSELTNKCIEKGLLLVGAGPNVVRFLPPLIINSKEIDEAISILDSSLSEM